The window CCGCTCTGGCGCTGCAAGCTGATTTCGCCTTGCAAATGGTCTTTTAACTGTAAATCCCATACGGCATTCAACAGTAAATCGCCATCCACTGCGTACTGCGGTTTAAGCAAGTTAGCCACTGCAATGACGTTCATAGCATTCCATTGCCCTTGCGTTTTTAAACCGTCGGGCGACCACTCCAATTGCTTGAGTACCAGCTTACCAACCACACCCGAAAATTCTGCGGGTCCTAAGCGCAACGACTGGCTGGAGGCAACAACACTCATAGGCGCCAGTAATTTGACATCGGGTTTTCCGCTAAGCACAAAACTCAGTAATTGTCCCTGCCATTGCGCTACTGAATTGACAGGCGCAGCAACAACGGCCTGGCTAGCTGAGCCAGCAGATTTATTGCTGACTATTTTTGTAGTTTTTCCAATGGCGTTTAAACCGCCCGCAGCAGTCATGCTGACAGATCGTCTGTTATTAAACCGGCTGTTGAGAACAATATTATGTGACTCACGAGTTCCATTAATGGATAAGCTAATTTGCTCTGCCAGTACCGGTAAACTCTTATCATTTGGCTTGTTTGCGACGGTAGTTGGGGCAGCGTTTGCCCCCCTACTTGTTTCCTTACCTGATGCTGGATTTGCACCTAGATTGGTGCCAGGATTTGCAGCTGAACCATATATAGAGGTGGTATCAGTAGCATCTGCCTTCATCAAATTACTGCGCACTGTTTGAGCAATGATATTACCGTCAAACATACCTTGTGAACCGCGCGCCAGATCTAGTTTCGCGGTCAAACTATCAATGCTGATTTGCTGACCCGATTGCTGACTATATTTTAGATTTTGTCCAATTAAGTCGAGCTTACCTGCAGGCTCACTCATTTTCCCCTGCAAGACCAAATTCGCTTTCAGGCTCCCACCCAGATGCGGCACATCCTGAGTGGTCGGGATTAAATGCGATAAGGCATCCAACTCCTGGATATCGATCGCTAATTGCAGCTGCCCCTTGTCGCTCCCCCAAGCACCGCTGCCGGTGACACCATTTTTACCCCAGTGCACATCCAGCTTATGCAAAGTCAAAGCCGCATCTTGCTGCCAGCGCGCATCAATTGCGCCACTCAGTGCTTGTCCCGCATATTGCCCTTGCAAAGAAGGGAGTTGCACGGACACATCCAGCTTAGGTTGCAATTGTCCCGCAACTGAAAAATCAGCACTGATCTTGCCAGCTGGTGCGGCGATCCATCGTGAAGGGTCAAAATTCTGAATTACCCCTTTAAAATTAAAAGGCTGCACAGTACCGCTCAAGATGATCTCGCCCTGCCCTTGCAAACGAGAATCTGCGGCAAGTAGTTCTAGCTTCGCTAACGTAATCTTTGAAATAGTCTGCGTTTTTGTTTGCGCTGCAGTCTTATCTTTAGCCTCAGTCTGAACGCTACTCCCGGGCTGGTAACTCGCATCCACATTTAGACTAGCGCGCGGATCATGCAACTGCGCCTGAAAAGTAATCTGATGATCACCGTCTTTTTGCGCTCTTGTCTGCGCTTGAATAGTGCCTTTGATTTGAGTCGGACGAATCCGCGTATCAATCTGCGAAAGATCCACCTCACTCACTTCAAGCCGGGTATCAACGATAGGGAAAGCGCTGGTCGTAAACTGTATTTGTGCAGCGCCGGAGATTTTCCCCTTACCCATTAATTGCAGCAAGGTTTGACTCAACTCAAGACGATCACCCGACCAGCGTAAGGCAGAAGTCATCGCGCTGACCGGTATTCCGTTTTTGTCTATAGTGCCCGGTTGCGCATTACTCAGTTTAATCGTACCCGCTAATCCATTGGGACCAAGTTTGTTATCTGGCTTTAGGTTAGCCGCCACTTTTAATTGTGCATGTGGTGCCTGTGCTGCAAATTCGGCGGGGTCCAGTCCGTCAATCGTGGCCTGTAATGAATGCAGTATTTCTGCAGAAAATGGTGCTAGTACTGCTTTAAGTTCACCACTTAATTTAGATACTTTAGATAATTTAGGTAGCTCAGATGCGGAGGTAACTTGGGTAGAATCAATTGGTTTTTCCCCAGCGAGTTCATCGCTAACTTTGGCTTTGGCATTGAGAACCAAGTCTTGTAAAGAACCAGTCAGACTTCCGGTGATGCCCATACGTGGTATGTGCTGATCGATCTGACCTTGATAATCAAACTGACCTTGGACTACAAATGGCCGGTGCACAGCGACGGTCGCCTGTGCTTGTACGATACCAAAATCAGTGGTGACTTTGGCCTGTAACTGATGCTGCTTTTGGTTGGAGATTAATTGCCCTGTTAATCCGGTCATTGTGGTAACAGGTGTAGTGTGACCGTCGGCATATAGCGTGGCAATCGTCAGGCGGCCAATCGCGGCTTGCTGCACGGCGACTTCAATGACAACATCGAGATCGCCTGGCAATTGCGGTGATGATTTACTCTCCAGGCTTGCAATCGTCAACGCGGCAATCTGTAAACTGCTGATGGATAATTTGCCGTTAGCCAAACTCAATGGATGCCAGTCAAGCTGTATTCCACTTGCTTTAACATGCAGCGTCTTGGTTTGATACGACAACTCGCCAATCGATACATGGTCCGACAAACGTCCGCGGACATCGCTTAATTTCAATTCGCCGCCGCTGGCATTTTGTAGCCAATTGAGAATAGTACGCGTGCCATGCTGGGTCCAGCTTGCCCATCCTAAAGTCAGACATAGAATAACCAGTAAAGCGCTAAAAATCAGGGAAAAAATCCCAAGCAGACTTCTGCGCTTCAGTACATTAGCAGTAGCTAATTCTGCAGCAGTAGCAGGCGCAGCAGACGCACCAGCAGCGCTCACCACCGTTGTTGAGTTTTTTTCATCAGGATTTGAAGGCGTTTGTGTCATAAGCAAATGCTCATCGTGAGCTTAGAAAAACCGGCTTCAGCAGAATGTTTCGCCATCATTAAAATGCGACCGCAATCGAAAAATCCAAACGGAATTTTTTTATGTTTTTGCCGTAGGCAAGATCCAGTGCAATCGGACCAGCAGGTGTTTTATACCTTCCACCAACACCAAAACCTTGTTTAACTTTATAGGTATTCCAATCATCCGCCGCGTCACCGGCATCGATAAAAGCAGCAGCGCCCCAATTCGCCTGAGTCCAATGCACATACTCGGCGCTGGCAACACCCATCACCATGCCGCCAGTCACGCCAGTAGGATGCTGAATACCCAGACTTTGATAGCTATAACCGCGCACCGTGCTGCTGCCACCGGTACGGAATAAATAATCCTCAGGAATACCGTCAATACTTGGCGCCAAGACCTGCCCTATTTCTGCTCTGAGTAACAGGACGTCGCGCTTGGCGACCGGTATCCATTGCTGATATTTGGCATAAGTACGGATAAAGCGCTGATCCGAAATTAAGGCTTTTTCTGAGACAGCAAAATCGAGCTGCAAAATTTGTCCTTTGCGCGGTGCAAAGCTGTCATCTACATCACGCCATGTCCAGCCCACCGAACTGACTAAGGCCTTACTGACCGATTGCGGCTCGCCATCCAGCGCTACCTTTTCACGCGATAAATTCAAACCTAAACGCTGCTCCAGGTGTCCACGTGTGCTGGTACGCTTGACACCAATCGCGGTGCGGGTCTGATCTAATCCAGCGAGATTAGATTTGTCCAGTAAGACGCCAAAAGAATCTAAAAATTGATTGTCCCGTGGTGGCAAATAAATGTCTGCATAAGCCAGCTGACGCCTTTGCTCTAAGCGGACCGCACTGCGTAAATCCCAGGCTCTGTCGAGCAGATCGCGGTCACGATAAGACACTTCTGTGCGGAAACCAGTATTGCTGCTGTAACCCACGCCGAACGCTAGATCACGGGGGCGGCGCTCAACGACCGACACATCCACCGGCACGCCGTCAGCTTTGCTCGGAT of the Undibacterium sp. 5I1 genome contains:
- a CDS encoding translocation/assembly module TamB domain-containing protein, encoding MTQTPSNPDEKNSTTVVSAAGASAAPATAAELATANVLKRRSLLGIFSLIFSALLVILCLTLGWASWTQHGTRTILNWLQNASGGELKLSDVRGRLSDHVSIGELSYQTKTLHVKASGIQLDWHPLSLANGKLSISSLQIAALTIASLESKSSPQLPGDLDVVIEVAVQQAAIGRLTIATLYADGHTTPVTTMTGLTGQLISNQKQHQLQAKVTTDFGIVQAQATVAVHRPFVVQGQFDYQGQIDQHIPRMGITGSLTGSLQDLVLNAKAKVSDELAGEKPIDSTQVTSASELPKLSKVSKLSGELKAVLAPFSAEILHSLQATIDGLDPAEFAAQAPHAQLKVAANLKPDNKLGPNGLAGTIKLSNAQPGTIDKNGIPVSAMTSALRWSGDRLELSQTLLQLMGKGKISGAAQIQFTTSAFPIVDTRLEVSEVDLSQIDTRIRPTQIKGTIQAQTRAQKDGDHQITFQAQLHDPRASLNVDASYQPGSSVQTEAKDKTAAQTKTQTISKITLAKLELLAADSRLQGQGEIILSGTVQPFNFKGVIQNFDPSRWIAAPAGKISADFSVAGQLQPKLDVSVQLPSLQGQYAGQALSGAIDARWQQDAALTLHKLDVHWGKNGVTGSGAWGSDKGQLQLAIDIQELDALSHLIPTTQDVPHLGGSLKANLVLQGKMSEPAGKLDLIGQNLKYSQQSGQQISIDSLTAKLDLARGSQGMFDGNIIAQTVRSNLMKADATDTTSIYGSAANPGTNLGANPASGKETSRGANAAPTTVANKPNDKSLPVLAEQISLSINGTRESHNIVLNSRFNNRRSVSMTAAGGLNAIGKTTKIVSNKSAGSASQAVVAAPVNSVAQWQGQLLSFVLSGKPDVKLLAPMSVVASSQSLRLGPAEFSGVVGKLVLKQLEWSPDGLKTQGQWNAMNVIAVANLLKPQYAVDGDLLLNAVWDLQLKDHLQGEISLQRQSGDVRINDADGTGKAIPLGIRDLQMKMLFGGLVVGSDAEKMALTMTADGARLGTWQARVNSALSKKTGTWAIAPDAPLEGQIKANIPDVQWLGPWINPGLALKGQLQVDAQLAGQFSQPRYQAKISGSGLEVAFAAEGLLLPNGRLEAVIDENRVRLNSLEFSNVVSVMPRHSKFQDVNWVGQKGELKASGDIDIRNQTGNIQAQLNQFPLLQRNDRWLVASGDLGVANIKDVWNVTGKIRADGAYFKLPKLPPPSLSSDVVVIRSKDKAAQNKAADDANKKALKSRLDMSFDMGSRFVFVGRGLDTALAGSIRLRSSDGNPVQASGSISTVGGAYEGYGQQLAIERGILNFQGPPANPGLNIRALRLGLAVEAGVEVVGTVAAPQVRLVSEPTVPDAEKLSWLVLGRGSDQIAGNDASLLMSAASAIFGGDGSRNVPRDIVQGLGFDEFSLGTADTSNGSKLPSQTVAGTTSTSGATSGDQVVSVGKRLAPGMVLSVERGLSDASGAIKLSWQLTRRVSIIGRTGTDSSIDAYYTFSFN